AAGTTGGATTCATCAGAATCTACAATTAAAACCTTTTTTCCCTGTTCTTCAATCTTTTGAGCCATTAATGTAATCAAAGTACTTTTTCCGCAACCACCACGGCCGCAAATAACCATTTTAGGCATGATATTAACCTCCAAATTTACAAATAATGCTGGTTAATGCTTAGTATAAACAACTATATAAATCATACATATTTAATATAAAGTATTATTTAATACCTATAAAAATATATTTAAATAATATGGCCATACTCACGAAATGTTTTACTCGAACAGTATTTTGACGTTTGAATCTGTGTTATATATTTTAAATTAGCGTAAACCCGCCAAAACAGATTCAATACTGAACTTAAAATAAATTAAAATTTAAAAAAGTAAAACATAAATTCTGGCGATTTTGTGGAACATACTTATCTTTTTTATTATTTCAAAACTGCGTGGATGTATGAGACAGCGTTTTTCTCCCAAGATTTTACACTATAACCTGCTTCCAAAAAAAGTGCTTTCCAGTCTTCAGGACCTCTTTGCACACCATGAAAATGATCAATTGGTTCCACTGCAAATACTTCACCGGATGGTTTTAAAACCCGTTTAATATCTTGCAATGCTTTTGCTACGTCATTAAGATGATGCAACATAAAAAAACAGGTCACTGTATCGAAGTATTCATCTTCAAAAGGTAATTCATAGGCGCTGGCTACAGCAAAATTTGTATTGGTTACGCCTTCAATTCTTGCATTTAATTTGCACTGTTCTATTGAACCATCAATAATGTCTATCCCATATATTGTGGATTCCGGTTTTACTTTGGCCATATTTATTGCAAGACTTCCAATGCCACAGCCTACATCAAGTATATTCTTTCCGTTTAGTGATGGAAGGATACTACTGAAGGCTTCCATTTTCCTTGGTTCCATAGAAGTTTGTGGAAACTTTGCTTCGTTAATTTGATCAAAAGAGGTATATGGTAAAATACCATAGATATTAGCACCATTTTCAGCCATTAATCCCCTTACATAATGCATATCTCCTTCTTTTCGAATGTAGCTTACAACAGAAACTCCAATATTATTACAAAACCTTCTGTTTAATTCTTCTCTATTTTTATTAAACTTTGTTTTCAGGGGGTCATGTATTACCATATAATGTGAGTATTTATCGGTAAAAATTTCGTCTTCTGCAACCGTAATTTCAATACCGCTTATCGCCTGCCTCCATAAATGTGGCATTTTTAGGTTATCTTCGGTTGTATGGTTATGAACTTTTCCTATATTTTCCATTTAATTCACCGTTATTCTTGTTATAATACAATAGTTTTCCCATTTTAACCCTTCCACAATAAATACTAGAAAAATTAGTTCAATAACTAAAAATTAATAGCCTAATTATTAAAAAAAGAATATTTAATAATACCGATTAAGTTTAGATTCGCTGTTAAAATTTGGACAATTATCTTTTTTATGTATCATTTTTGATTCTTTAAATCCTATTTGATAATGATTTTCCAAGTTTCACGATCAAAGACTTATAAATACTCGCCCCAATATTTATATATCAAAACAATCGTATAATTAATTGACTAATCAGTCAGTGGATGAGATAGATATGAAAGCAAATATCGAAGACAAAAGAAAAGCCGTTATGGATGCTGCTTTGAAACTTTTTACTGAACGTGGATTTCAAGGTACATCTACAGCCCAAATTTCAAAAGAAGCAGGAGTAGCTACGGGTACGCTCTTCCATTACTTTCCAACGAAAGAAGACCTGATAAACAATCTTTATTTCGAAGTAAAGGGTGGTTTGAGCCGAGCTATGGTAAAAGACCTCGAATCACAAGTTAGCTTTAAAGACCGTTTGAAGAAAATATGGGATAATCTAGTTAGGTGGGGCTTAGATAACCATGATGAGTTTCTTTTTGTTGGGCAATTTTGCAATTCTCCGTACATATCAAATTTTACTCGTGAAGAAGTTATGAAAGAGTACGTATTCTTACATACGCTTGTTGAAGAAGGTTTAAAAGAAGGACACATTAAAGAATTACCTTCAGAACTGGTCATGGCAATGTTTTATCAAAACAGCAGGATCGTTGTGGAGGTAATTTCTGGCTATGATTCATCCAAAGACGAAAATAAACTTATAGATGACGGGTTTGAGATAATCTGGAATGGGCTTACCAGAAACTAAATTTTTTTGGTTAGAATATGACTGATTACTCAATCTATAAAATTTACCAAGAGAGGTTACAACATGACATTATCCGATGAGTTAAGCAATAGTACAATCTTTCCAAAAGGGGAAGAACTTCCAGAATTTTTGAGCAAGTATTTTTCCGGCAAAGTATGGGTTAACATGTTAGTTGGAAGGGATAACGAATTTAACTGCCCAATTGGCAATGTGACATTCGAACCAAGATGTATAAATAACTGGCATAAACATCCAGGAGGACAGATTCTGCTCGTTACTGGTGGCCGTGGTTACTATCAAGAAGAAGGAAAGCCTGCACAAGAACTTAAAGCTGGAGATGTAGTTGAAATTCCAGCAAATGTAAAACACTGGCACGGGGCAGCTCCTGACAGCTGGTTTGTACACCTTTCTGTTGAGACTAATTCAAAAGCAGGCCCTGCAGAATGGTTAGAACCAGTATCTGCGGATGAATATAACAAATTAAAATAAGCATATAATCTAAAACCAAAATCTGAGGATGAAAATATGGAATCAGTAAAAACAACAACTGTAGATCCTAAAACTCTTACATTCAAATTAAGTGAAAATGTGACTGTTCAAAAAGTAATGTTTAAAAATAAATTTGGAGTGGAAGTTGCAGGACACCTTTACATGTCAAAAGATATTGACACATCTAAAAAATATCCTGCAATTGTTATAGGAACACCTTATGGTGGCGTAAAAGAGCAAGGTGCCGGAATATATGGGCAGAATATGGCACAAAGAGGTTTTGTTGCCCTTGCATTTGACGAATCATACAATGGTGAAAGCAAAGGGGAACCAAGACACATTTCATCTCCTGACTTATTTGTTGAAGATTTTAGTGCAGCAGTTGATTTTATCGGCACCAGAGACTTTGTAGATCGGGAAAGAATTGGGGCTATTGGAATTTGTGGAAGCGGAGGATTTTCAGTTACTGCAGCACAGGTTGATCCGAGAATCAAAGCAGTAGCAACCGCAAGTATGTATGATATTAGTAGCATGTTCAGAGATGGATTTGGAAAAACATTGACTGACGAACAACGTGATGCAATGTTATCTCAAATGGCTGAACAAAGATGGACTGACTTTGAAAATGAAAGCCCATTGGTGCCTGAAGGATTTCCGAGAACACCGGCAGATTCAATTCCAGAAGGATTGGATCCAGTTACAAGTGAATTCTTTGAATATTATGCAATGAAAAGAGGATTCCATATAAATGCAGGAGCTTCATTTACTGCGACAAGTGGAATATCTTTCATGAATTTCCCGTTAATGAATTACATTGAAAGTATCTCCCCACGACCACTTTTATTCATCATAGGGGAAAACGGCCATTCCAACTACTACAGTGAAGAAGCATACGAAAGAGCTGCTGAACCAAAAGAACTTTACATTGTGCCAGGTGCAAGACACATCGACTTGTACGATGGCGGAGACAATAATTACATTCCATTTGACAAGTTAGAAGGATTTTTCAAAGAAAATCTGAAATAAAAACAAGTATTTGATATGGGACAAAACACCAACGATAATTTAAATATTCAAAGCAAAGGGATAATTCCCTTTACTAACGCTATATATTCTGAAAGTTTTGATCAAAAAGAGAAACCAACAGAATACAATAACTTAACCCTGGATGAAGAGCGTGCCTTGTATGGCATATATGACGCAACAGTCAGCAATTGTGTATTTGATGGTCCTCTTGATGGAGAATC
Above is a genomic segment from Methanococcus maripaludis containing:
- a CDS encoding alpha/beta hydrolase, whose product is MESVKTTTVDPKTLTFKLSENVTVQKVMFKNKFGVEVAGHLYMSKDIDTSKKYPAIVIGTPYGGVKEQGAGIYGQNMAQRGFVALAFDESYNGESKGEPRHISSPDLFVEDFSAAVDFIGTRDFVDRERIGAIGICGSGGFSVTAAQVDPRIKAVATASMYDISSMFRDGFGKTLTDEQRDAMLSQMAEQRWTDFENESPLVPEGFPRTPADSIPEGLDPVTSEFFEYYAMKRGFHINAGASFTATSGISFMNFPLMNYIESISPRPLLFIIGENGHSNYYSEEAYERAAEPKELYIVPGARHIDLYDGGDNNYIPFDKLEGFFKENLK
- a CDS encoding class I SAM-dependent methyltransferase, with product MPHLWRQAISGIEITVAEDEIFTDKYSHYMVIHDPLKTKFNKNREELNRRFCNNIGVSVVSYIRKEGDMHYVRGLMAENGANIYGILPYTSFDQINEAKFPQTSMEPRKMEAFSSILPSLNGKNILDVGCGIGSLAINMAKVKPESTIYGIDIIDGSIEQCKLNARIEGVTNTNFAVASAYELPFEDEYFDTVTCFFMLHHLNDVAKALQDIKRVLKPSGEVFAVEPIDHFHGVQRGPEDWKALFLEAGYSVKSWEKNAVSYIHAVLK
- a CDS encoding AAA family ATPase codes for the protein MEVNIMPKMVICGRGGCGKSTLITLMAQKIEEQGKKVLIVDSDESN
- a CDS encoding TetR/AcrR family transcriptional regulator produces the protein MKANIEDKRKAVMDAALKLFTERGFQGTSTAQISKEAGVATGTLFHYFPTKEDLINNLYFEVKGGLSRAMVKDLESQVSFKDRLKKIWDNLVRWGLDNHDEFLFVGQFCNSPYISNFTREEVMKEYVFLHTLVEEGLKEGHIKELPSELVMAMFYQNSRIVVEVISGYDSSKDENKLIDDGFEIIWNGLTRN
- a CDS encoding cupin domain-containing protein; its protein translation is MTLSDELSNSTIFPKGEELPEFLSKYFSGKVWVNMLVGRDNEFNCPIGNVTFEPRCINNWHKHPGGQILLVTGGRGYYQEEGKPAQELKAGDVVEIPANVKHWHGAAPDSWFVHLSVETNSKAGPAEWLEPVSADEYNKLK